Proteins co-encoded in one Euzebya rosea genomic window:
- a CDS encoding NUDIX hydrolase: MPDPEADRPADPATPRVRAAGGVVWRQADDTVQVLLVHRPRYDDWSMPKGKLDDGESFEDAAVREVEEETGISAALGADLGEVRYVDHKGRDKVVRWWAMEADRSRTGETDVEHLDPMDAEEVDELRWVPLDDADALLTYPLDVEVLGRFRATVGRR; this comes from the coding sequence GTGCCCGACCCCGAGGCAGACCGACCGGCTGACCCCGCCACGCCGCGGGTCAGGGCGGCCGGGGGAGTGGTCTGGCGGCAGGCCGACGACACCGTGCAGGTGCTGCTGGTCCACCGTCCGCGGTACGACGACTGGTCGATGCCCAAGGGCAAGCTCGACGACGGGGAGTCCTTCGAGGACGCGGCGGTCCGAGAGGTGGAGGAGGAGACGGGCATCAGCGCGGCCCTCGGTGCCGACCTCGGCGAGGTCCGCTACGTCGACCACAAGGGCCGTGACAAGGTCGTGCGGTGGTGGGCGATGGAGGCCGACCGGTCCCGCACCGGCGAGACCGACGTCGAGCACCTCGACCCGATGGACGCCGAGGAGGTCGACGAGCTGCGCTGGGTCCCGCTGGACGACGCCGACGCGCTGCTGACCTACCCGCTGGACGTTGAGGTCCTGGGGCGCTTCCGCGCTACCGTTGGGCGGCGATGA
- a CDS encoding NAD(P)/FAD-dependent oxidoreductase, whose amino-acid sequence MGVTRRVVIVGAGFGGLSAARAVAGPDVEVEVIDRRNHHLFQPLLYQVATAGLEPSDIAYAVRGIVRKEPGVRFTAADITGADLDARVLHTAGGRDIPYDTLVLAAGARTADFGIAGVAEHAFGLKSLNDAMAIRQHMLEQFERCAVRPELVDEGALSVVVVGGGPTGVEMAGAMSELFTRVMRADFPELDLTRAQVELVEMAPEPLGPFHPKLRQHAIDQLERRGVTMHLGRSVEEVTDDGVLLDDGTFLAAATCVWAAGVEAEPLGRMLGLETGRAGRIVVDDSLRIPDRPNVFVIGDLAAATDKKGEVLPQLAPVAMQQGRHVAKVMRAVAEGRKPPAFRYTDKGSMATIGRGAAVAQVPGGIRFGGTLAWLAWLVLHIYFLIGFRNRISVLVNWAWNYLTWDRAARVVHGVVAPEGRDVVAPEGRGVVAPEGRDVVAPEGRGVVDPEALEVPERSESSQASERAAG is encoded by the coding sequence ATGGGTGTCACCCGCCGTGTCGTGATCGTCGGTGCCGGGTTCGGTGGCCTGTCGGCTGCCCGGGCCGTCGCCGGCCCCGACGTCGAGGTCGAGGTCATCGACCGCCGCAATCACCACCTGTTCCAGCCGCTGCTGTACCAGGTGGCGACCGCGGGCCTCGAACCCTCCGACATCGCCTACGCCGTGCGCGGGATCGTCCGCAAGGAGCCGGGCGTGCGGTTCACCGCCGCCGACATCACCGGAGCCGACCTCGACGCGCGGGTGCTGCACACCGCCGGCGGACGCGACATCCCCTACGACACCCTCGTCCTCGCCGCCGGGGCGCGAACCGCCGACTTCGGCATCGCCGGGGTCGCCGAGCACGCGTTCGGCCTGAAGAGCCTCAACGACGCCATGGCCATCCGGCAGCACATGCTCGAGCAGTTCGAGCGCTGCGCCGTCCGGCCCGAGCTCGTCGACGAGGGTGCGCTGTCGGTCGTGGTCGTCGGTGGTGGCCCGACCGGGGTGGAGATGGCCGGCGCCATGTCGGAGCTGTTCACCCGCGTGATGCGGGCGGACTTCCCCGAGCTGGACCTGACCCGGGCGCAGGTCGAGCTGGTGGAGATGGCACCCGAGCCGCTCGGTCCGTTCCACCCCAAGCTGCGCCAGCACGCCATCGACCAGCTGGAGCGACGCGGCGTCACCATGCACCTGGGGCGGTCGGTCGAGGAGGTCACCGACGACGGGGTCCTGCTGGACGACGGCACGTTCCTGGCCGCGGCGACCTGCGTGTGGGCGGCCGGGGTCGAGGCCGAGCCGCTGGGGAGGATGCTCGGGCTGGAGACCGGACGGGCCGGGCGCATCGTGGTCGACGACAGCCTTCGCATCCCCGACCGTCCCAACGTCTTCGTCATCGGCGACCTCGCGGCGGCGACCGACAAGAAGGGGGAGGTGCTGCCGCAGCTCGCGCCCGTGGCCATGCAGCAGGGCCGGCACGTCGCCAAGGTCATGCGCGCCGTGGCCGAGGGGCGCAAGCCACCGGCCTTCAGGTACACCGACAAGGGGTCGATGGCGACCATCGGACGGGGTGCGGCCGTCGCCCAGGTCCCCGGCGGCATCCGGTTCGGCGGCACCCTGGCGTGGCTGGCCTGGCTGGTGCTGCACATCTACTTCCTCATCGGCTTCCGCAACCGCATCAGCGTGCTGGTCAACTGGGCCTGGAACTACCTGACGTGGGACCGTGCGGCGAGGGTCGTCCACGGGGTGGTCGCCCCGGAGGGGCGCGATGTGGTCGCCCCGGAGGGGCGCGGTGTGGTCGCCCCGGAGGGGCGCGATGTGGTCGCCCCGGAGGGGCGCGGTGTGGTCGACCCGGAGGCTCTGGAGGTGCCGGAGAGGTCGGAGTCCTCGCAGGCGTCGGAACGGGCAGCCGGCTGA
- a CDS encoding GNAT family N-acetyltransferase codes for MDVLHGTQVTLRKVTEADIEPLAKILAEPEVARWWGRYDVDRVRRELLESPAMVVFVIDVHGVVAGSIQYFEEPAADYRHAGMDVFLSRDWHGQGLGSDSVRTLARHLVHDRGHHRLVIDPAASNEAAIRCYERVGFRKVGRMRAYERGPDGTWHDCYMLEALRDEIV; via the coding sequence GTGGACGTCCTCCACGGCACGCAGGTGACCCTTCGCAAGGTCACCGAGGCCGACATCGAACCACTCGCGAAGATCCTGGCCGAGCCCGAGGTGGCGCGCTGGTGGGGTCGCTACGACGTGGACCGGGTCCGCCGCGAGCTGCTGGAGTCACCGGCGATGGTGGTGTTCGTCATCGACGTGCACGGCGTCGTGGCCGGCAGCATCCAGTACTTCGAGGAGCCTGCCGCCGACTACCGCCACGCCGGCATGGACGTGTTCCTGTCGCGTGACTGGCACGGGCAGGGACTGGGGTCGGACTCCGTCCGCACGCTCGCGCGCCACCTCGTGCACGACAGGGGGCATCACCGGTTGGTGATAGACCCAGCCGCCTCCAACGAGGCCGCCATCCGCTGCTACGAGCGGGTGGGCTTCCGCAAGGTCGGTCGGATGCGTGCCTACGAGCGGGGTCCCGACGGCACCTGGCACGACTGCTACATGCTCGAGGCGCTGCGCGACGAGATCGTCTGA
- a CDS encoding sugar phosphate isomerase/epimerase family protein: MRRDSGSLEPKEQPAMVHNVHLDRRRFLGLGAGSLMVAALAPTGALAQVRASSGNGRLIPPPRVGTILYTQRDAISRWGVHDNPNPTMGYVGGPDYPDDPNDLGPLVPLPGGFLEVFEFLAAAGFRQVEFAGYNQHPNNVGGSAPNVGNGTNPNYANFEAYRDHARTLRSFLDATGLEAIGSHGFIPATWPGGPNGGMTQGDHDRFMLELEVASILGMPYTGTGGDPTSANNRNVETWDLAAEKWLALNELAKPTGVAIYPHNHSPAYAFLQDGPMVEVTEDRLTGAPLPAPQLVRGESGTRLMERYLAMTDQSCPIELDVFWAHVARHQHRWYYDWDGNRVEQVFDPHAFTAANTKRIPLYHAKDGDRTAQPEGQGNGYDMVPFGDPSSDIDYQRFFRQQGAKGWHNPNYEQDNAPGGSSDPGRSLRVSRFSADNMQNLRG; encoded by the coding sequence GTGCGCCGAGACAGCGGATCCCTCGAGCCGAAGGAGCAACCCGCCATGGTCCACAACGTCCACCTCGACCGACGTCGCTTCCTCGGGCTGGGGGCCGGCAGCCTGATGGTCGCCGCCCTCGCCCCGACGGGCGCCCTCGCACAGGTCCGTGCCAGCAGCGGCAACGGCCGCCTCATCCCGCCACCCAGGGTCGGCACGATCCTCTACACCCAGCGCGACGCCATCAGTCGGTGGGGCGTGCACGACAACCCCAATCCGACCATGGGGTACGTCGGTGGACCCGACTACCCCGACGACCCCAACGACCTTGGTCCCCTCGTCCCGCTGCCCGGCGGCTTCCTCGAGGTCTTCGAGTTCCTCGCCGCCGCGGGGTTCCGCCAGGTCGAGTTCGCCGGCTACAACCAGCACCCGAACAACGTCGGCGGGTCCGCCCCGAACGTCGGCAACGGCACCAACCCCAACTACGCCAACTTCGAGGCGTACAGGGACCATGCCCGCACCCTGCGCAGCTTCCTGGACGCCACGGGCCTGGAGGCCATCGGCAGCCACGGCTTCATCCCCGCCACGTGGCCCGGCGGGCCGAACGGCGGCATGACCCAGGGCGACCACGACCGCTTCATGCTCGAGCTCGAGGTCGCCAGCATCCTCGGCATGCCCTACACCGGCACCGGTGGTGACCCGACGAGCGCGAACAACCGCAACGTCGAGACATGGGACCTGGCCGCGGAGAAGTGGCTGGCCCTCAACGAACTGGCCAAGCCCACCGGCGTGGCGATCTACCCGCACAACCACAGCCCGGCCTACGCCTTCCTGCAGGACGGTCCCATGGTCGAGGTCACCGAGGACCGGCTGACCGGGGCGCCGCTGCCCGCGCCCCAGCTGGTCCGCGGCGAGTCCGGGACCAGGCTGATGGAGCGGTACCTGGCGATGACCGACCAGAGCTGTCCCATCGAGCTGGACGTCTTCTGGGCCCACGTCGCCCGCCACCAGCATCGCTGGTACTACGACTGGGACGGCAACCGGGTCGAGCAGGTCTTCGACCCGCACGCCTTCACCGCCGCCAACACCAAGCGGATCCCGCTGTACCACGCCAAGGACGGCGACCGGACCGCCCAGCCGGAGGGGCAGGGGAACGGCTACGACATGGTGCCGTTCGGCGACCCCAGCAGCGACATCGACTACCAGCGGTTCTTCCGCCAGCAGGGCGCGAAGGGCTGGCACAACCCCAACTACGAGCAGGACAACGCGCCGGGCGGGTCCAGCGACCCGGGCCGGTCGCTGCGCGTCTCGCGCTTCAGCGCCGACAACATGCAGAACCTGCGCGGCTGA
- a CDS encoding Gfo/Idh/MocA family protein codes for MLRWGILGVNTTAEESVGPAMRSVGHDLAVVSAETLTAAQQFAATQGVRRARRDHAEVLVSRDVDAVFVALPTSEREHWVTEALHAGKHVLCLKPLSIDADGAARMAAAAASGAGLTLMEALPLRFHPRTAALLELVRSGGIGAVRLVSATSAYPMTDADSYHADPSRGGGALLDVGADLVSLIRWVLGEEPDVVRAVTRRWASGADATTSAVMGFPSGATAALHASFDSARHSTLEIVGSDGTLRMPRPFTAGPGDQAALLRSDEVIGTWRADPWERLLEAFEHATQGIRPPIDVEDAVATAHVIDWIAASG; via the coding sequence ATGCTGCGCTGGGGAATCCTTGGAGTGAACACGACGGCGGAGGAATCCGTCGGCCCGGCCATGCGCTCGGTCGGTCACGACCTGGCCGTGGTCTCCGCCGAGACGTTGACTGCTGCCCAGCAGTTCGCGGCCACCCAGGGGGTCCGGCGAGCCCGTCGGGACCACGCCGAGGTCCTCGTCTCGCGCGATGTCGACGCGGTCTTCGTTGCCCTCCCCACCTCCGAACGCGAGCACTGGGTCACCGAGGCGCTGCACGCCGGCAAGCACGTCCTGTGCCTCAAGCCCCTCTCCATCGACGCCGACGGCGCCGCCCGCATGGCCGCTGCCGCGGCGTCCGGGGCCGGCCTGACCCTCATGGAGGCCCTCCCGCTGCGGTTCCACCCGCGTACCGCCGCGCTGCTGGAGCTGGTTCGCTCCGGCGGCATCGGTGCGGTCCGGCTGGTCTCGGCCACGTCCGCCTATCCCATGACCGACGCCGACAGCTACCACGCCGACCCCTCACGCGGTGGCGGTGCCCTGCTGGACGTCGGAGCGGACCTGGTCAGCCTGATCCGCTGGGTCCTGGGCGAGGAGCCCGACGTCGTCCGGGCGGTCACCCGCCGCTGGGCGTCGGGGGCCGACGCGACGACCTCGGCCGTCATGGGTTTCCCGTCGGGGGCCACCGCGGCGCTGCACGCCTCGTTCGACTCGGCCCGTCACTCCACCCTGGAGATCGTCGGCTCCGACGGGACGCTGCGCATGCCTCGTCCCTTCACCGCGGGCCCCGGCGACCAGGCCGCGCTGCTGCGCTCCGACGAGGTCATCGGCACGTGGCGTGCCGACCCCTGGGAACGACTCCTCGAGGCCTTCGAGCACGCCACGCAGGGCATTCGGCCGCCGATCGACGTGGAGGACGCGGTCGCGACCGCCCACGTCATCGACTGGATCGCAGCCTCCGGCTGA
- a CDS encoding 3-isopropylmalate dehydrogenase yields MTTHHLAIIGGDGVGPEVTAQALKVLDAAEQRFGFSTTRTEYDLGGRRYLSSGEVLPDAVMAELDQADAILLGAVGTPDVPPGVLERGLLLKLRFAFDQYVNLRPVKLLAGVPTPIAGLTPDRCDMVIVRENTEGMYVGAGGSLFHGTGAEVATQESLNTRHGVERVIRDAFARAQQRRNHLTLVHKTNVLNFAGDLWMRTFTEVGEADFPDVERDYVHVDAMCLYMVTTPERFDVVVTDNLFGDIVTDLGAAVQGGLGLAASGNLNPSGEHPSMFEPVHGSAPDIAGKGWANPVAAVLSLSMALDHLGHADAARAVEDAAAEVLTTMTAMGGPDMGGSTDELGDRIAGIVAG; encoded by the coding sequence ATGACGACACACCATCTGGCCATCATCGGCGGCGACGGGGTCGGCCCCGAGGTCACCGCCCAGGCACTCAAGGTCCTCGACGCCGCCGAGCAGCGCTTCGGCTTCTCCACCACTCGCACCGAGTACGACCTCGGCGGGCGCCGCTACCTCTCCAGCGGTGAGGTGCTGCCCGACGCGGTCATGGCCGAGCTCGACCAGGCCGACGCGATCCTCCTCGGTGCCGTCGGGACCCCCGACGTGCCGCCGGGTGTGCTCGAGCGCGGCCTGCTGCTGAAGCTGCGGTTCGCCTTCGACCAGTACGTGAACCTGCGTCCCGTCAAGCTGCTGGCTGGCGTGCCCACGCCGATCGCCGGGCTGACCCCGGACCGCTGCGACATGGTCATCGTGCGCGAGAACACCGAGGGCATGTACGTGGGTGCGGGCGGCTCGTTGTTCCACGGCACCGGGGCCGAGGTGGCCACCCAGGAGTCCCTCAACACCCGTCACGGGGTCGAGCGGGTCATCCGCGACGCGTTCGCCCGCGCCCAGCAGCGCCGCAACCACCTCACCCTCGTGCACAAGACCAACGTGCTGAACTTCGCCGGTGACCTGTGGATGCGCACGTTCACCGAGGTCGGCGAGGCCGACTTCCCCGACGTCGAGCGCGACTACGTGCACGTCGACGCGATGTGCCTGTACATGGTCACCACCCCGGAGCGGTTCGACGTGGTCGTGACCGACAACCTGTTCGGCGACATCGTCACCGACCTCGGTGCGGCCGTGCAGGGTGGGCTGGGCCTGGCCGCCAGCGGCAACCTCAACCCGAGCGGCGAGCACCCGTCGATGTTCGAGCCGGTCCACGGCTCGGCACCCGACATCGCCGGCAAGGGCTGGGCGAACCCGGTCGCGGCGGTCCTGTCGTTGTCGATGGCGCTGGACCACCTGGGCCACGCCGATGCCGCCCGCGCGGTCGAGGACGCCGCGGCGGAGGTCCTGACGACCATGACGGCCATGGGCGGGCCGGACATGGGCGGGTCCACCGACGAGCTCGGGGACCGCATCGCCGGCATCGTGGCCGGCTGA
- a CDS encoding multicopper oxidase domain-containing protein, with the protein MLSRRSLIRGIVGGAGHLQFGYRGSVSNRSDPPLRCALPARRRTPATLRAEPFTAPLPIPSAVRPGTEPVVLPLNRTAVQLMPGVTTTMLTFGGAFPGPTVIARPGQVVDIDVVNELDEPAVLHLHGAHVAAVHDGHVRDRIPAGEQRRYTFDNAQRAAHLWYHDHLLMRTAERVYRGLAGSYLLIDPAHDALGLPNGDERDIPVVLTDKTFDAGGQLVYDPDGHSGFLGDVVLVNGVDRPVLAVEPGLLRLRILNASNARPYRLGRADGLPLVQVGTDGGLLAAPATRGEVEVWPSERVDLLLDLSRMADGERVVIVDAGVGDLMAVDVTGGPTEPAILPSELGPAPALDPPEVVRTITLDEHGGRFLLNGHGYDDAVRDVYARLGAVERWRLVNTTSFGHPIHLHLVSFLVRGRTTTAGAVAPLRPEDQGWKDTVLVRAFETVELDARFADHLGDFMYHCHVLEHEDHDMMSQFRVVDLGRIAGSNRVRTAAAVSAHGGGTGGTVVVASGLEWAGALAGAALADALVLVLGEALDEVAEAELRRRGPDRIVIAGSTGQVSAGIEGVLAGIAPTSRVDADDPVDLAAGVARTLADRADRVVVATADRFPDALAAGVLGIPVLLTAPTALSPTCGQAVTDLGVSSVVIAGGPAAVSEDVAAEIARQGLAVTRIAGPDRIATAAAFAREAGLRPTVYAASATRFPDALSAGIAARRDGTLVLVDDGGLAPDAEAVLVDAGVTRIRIVGGEAAVGLGAESTLAALL; encoded by the coding sequence GTGCTTTCTCGGCGATCGCTGATCCGGGGCATCGTCGGAGGGGCAGGGCACCTCCAGTTCGGGTACCGGGGGTCCGTCTCGAACCGCTCCGATCCACCCCTCCGCTGCGCGCTGCCGGCCCGCCGTCGCACCCCCGCGACACTGCGCGCCGAACCCTTCACGGCCCCCCTGCCGATCCCGTCGGCGGTGCGCCCCGGGACCGAGCCGGTCGTGCTGCCGCTGAACCGGACGGCCGTCCAGCTGATGCCCGGCGTGACGACCACCATGCTGACCTTCGGCGGGGCCTTCCCGGGACCGACCGTCATCGCCCGGCCCGGGCAGGTCGTGGACATCGACGTGGTCAACGAGCTCGACGAGCCGGCGGTGCTGCACCTGCACGGCGCGCACGTCGCGGCGGTGCACGACGGGCACGTCCGGGACCGGATCCCCGCCGGCGAGCAGCGCCGGTACACCTTCGACAACGCGCAGCGGGCGGCCCACCTCTGGTACCACGACCACCTGCTGATGCGGACCGCCGAACGGGTCTACCGGGGCCTCGCCGGTAGCTACCTGCTGATCGATCCGGCCCACGACGCCCTGGGCCTGCCCAACGGCGACGAGCGCGACATCCCCGTGGTGTTGACGGACAAGACCTTCGACGCGGGCGGCCAGCTGGTCTACGACCCCGACGGGCACAGCGGGTTCCTCGGCGACGTCGTGCTGGTCAACGGCGTCGACCGGCCGGTGCTGGCGGTCGAGCCGGGCCTGCTGCGGCTGCGGATCCTCAACGCGTCCAACGCCCGGCCCTACCGGCTGGGACGGGCCGACGGCCTGCCGCTGGTGCAGGTCGGCACCGACGGGGGGTTGCTGGCCGCCCCGGCCACCAGGGGAGAGGTGGAGGTGTGGCCGTCCGAGCGCGTCGACCTGCTGCTGGACCTGTCCCGGATGGCCGACGGGGAACGGGTGGTCATCGTCGACGCGGGGGTGGGCGACCTGATGGCCGTCGACGTGACCGGCGGCCCGACGGAGCCTGCGATCCTGCCGAGCGAACTGGGGCCCGCCCCCGCCCTCGACCCACCGGAGGTCGTCCGCACCATCACCCTCGACGAACACGGCGGCCGCTTCCTGCTCAACGGGCACGGGTACGACGACGCCGTACGCGACGTGTACGCGCGGCTGGGTGCGGTCGAGCGCTGGCGGCTGGTCAACACGACCTCCTTCGGCCACCCCATCCACCTGCACCTGGTCAGCTTCCTCGTCCGCGGACGGACCACCACCGCCGGCGCCGTGGCCCCGCTGCGACCCGAGGACCAGGGGTGGAAGGACACCGTGCTCGTCCGCGCGTTCGAGACCGTCGAGCTGGACGCCCGGTTCGCCGACCACCTCGGCGACTTCATGTACCACTGCCACGTCCTCGAGCACGAGGACCACGACATGATGAGCCAGTTCCGGGTCGTGGACCTCGGCCGCATCGCCGGCAGCAACCGTGTCCGGACCGCCGCAGCGGTGTCGGCGCACGGGGGCGGGACGGGCGGGACGGTCGTCGTCGCCAGCGGGCTGGAGTGGGCCGGCGCCCTGGCCGGGGCGGCGCTGGCCGACGCCCTCGTGCTGGTGCTGGGGGAGGCGCTGGACGAGGTCGCGGAGGCGGAGCTGCGCCGACGTGGTCCCGACCGGATCGTCATCGCCGGCTCGACGGGGCAGGTGTCGGCCGGCATCGAGGGGGTGCTGGCCGGGATCGCACCGACCAGCCGCGTCGACGCCGACGACCCCGTTGACCTCGCCGCCGGGGTCGCGCGGACGCTGGCGGACCGGGCCGACCGGGTGGTCGTCGCCACGGCCGATCGGTTCCCGGACGCCCTCGCCGCGGGTGTGCTCGGGATCCCGGTGCTGCTGACCGCCCCGACGGCGCTGTCGCCGACGTGCGGGCAGGCGGTCACCGACCTCGGGGTGTCGTCGGTGGTCATCGCCGGTGGCCCAGCGGCGGTCAGCGAGGACGTCGCGGCGGAGATCGCCAGGCAGGGGCTGGCCGTCACGAGGATCGCCGGGCCGGACCGGATCGCCACGGCGGCGGCGTTCGCCCGGGAAGCCGGCCTGCGCCCCACGGTCTACGCCGCCAGCGCCACGAGGTTCCCCGACGCGTTGTCGGCCGGGATCGCCGCGCGGCGGGACGGGACGCTCGTGCTGGTCGACGACGGCGGGCTGGCCCCGGACGCCGAGGCCGTGCTGGTCGACGCGGGTGTGACCCGGATCCGGATCGTCGGCGGGGAGGCCGCCGTCGGCCTCGGGGCCGAGTCGACCCTCGCCGCGCTGCTCTGA
- a CDS encoding branched-chain amino acid transaminase codes for MPVPKMSKIWMDGELVDWDDATIHVLTPSLHYGWAVFEGMRAYATDRGPAIFQHRAHVERLYRSAQVLSMQIPYSPDEILEGSRELCRVNGQDSYYIRPLAYLGYGEMGLNPLPSQVRVMIAVWPWGTYLGDEGVKNGVRAKVSSWQRMGANIIPTGAKASGVYVNSSLAKMEAVKAGYDEAIMLNEHGRVAEGSGENVFVVRDGVLVTPPTSEGVLPGITRAAILDLARDRDIPVEQTPLLRQDLYTADEAFFTGTAAEIVPIRSVDDRVIGPPGPMTKQLQDVFFSVVRGREPKYDHMLDYVSQR; via the coding sequence ATGCCCGTACCGAAGATGTCGAAGATCTGGATGGACGGCGAGCTCGTCGACTGGGACGACGCGACCATCCACGTGCTGACCCCGTCGCTGCACTACGGCTGGGCGGTCTTCGAGGGCATGCGGGCCTACGCCACCGACCGAGGCCCGGCGATCTTCCAGCACCGGGCCCACGTCGAGCGGCTGTACCGCTCCGCCCAGGTGCTGAGCATGCAGATCCCCTACTCGCCCGACGAGATCCTCGAGGGGTCGCGCGAGCTGTGCCGGGTCAACGGGCAGGACAGCTACTACATCCGCCCGCTGGCCTACCTCGGCTACGGCGAGATGGGCCTCAACCCCTTGCCGTCGCAGGTGCGGGTGATGATCGCCGTGTGGCCGTGGGGCACCTACCTCGGGGACGAGGGCGTCAAGAACGGCGTCCGCGCCAAGGTGTCGTCGTGGCAGCGCATGGGCGCCAACATCATCCCGACCGGCGCGAAGGCCTCGGGTGTCTACGTCAACAGCTCGCTGGCCAAGATGGAGGCCGTCAAGGCCGGCTACGACGAGGCGATCATGCTCAACGAGCACGGCCGCGTCGCCGAGGGGTCGGGCGAGAACGTCTTCGTCGTCCGTGACGGCGTGCTCGTGACCCCGCCGACCAGCGAGGGCGTCCTGCCCGGGATCACCCGCGCGGCGATCCTCGACCTCGCCCGTGACCGTGACATCCCGGTCGAGCAGACCCCACTGCTGCGCCAGGACCTCTACACCGCCGACGAGGCGTTCTTCACGGGGACCGCGGCGGAGATCGTGCCCATCCGTTCCGTCGACGACCGTGTCATCGGACCGCCCGGTCCCATGACCAAGCAGCTGCAGGACGTGTTCTTCAGCGTCGTTCGGGGCAGGGAACCCAAGTACGACCACATGCTGGACTACGTCAGCCAGCGGTGA